A DNA window from Gemmatimonadaceae bacterium contains the following coding sequences:
- a CDS encoding protein kinase produces MPDPIVSSSDSELRAHVERVLSANYELDREIGRGGMGIVYLARDRRLKRQVAVKLLPPELAFRSEIRTRFLREAETAAQLSHPHIVPIYSVDEREGLVYFVMAYVDGENLAARLHHHGALDFDEARRVLLEVARALDFAHERGVVHRDIKPDNILMSAEDGRVMVTDFGIARAVSDGDARLTATGMAIGTPAYMSPEQSMGEREVDGRSDLYSLGVVAYQMITGELPFNASSTPALLVKHISEVPTPIQQRRPDVPADLGRAVMMMLEKEPDNRFPSAASLVAALESGDVPVPRNGGPLSLGSLPQRSATEAASLRPGQMAQHIEVGAPTEEELVRWRAPNVKAFRRKLAPWMFAGGASIVVSAFGGPDFAGLWGMYSIYMAWKYAQLWSDGYDWRDILKEPRDRLFFDVVAEWGDNVKALWDPAKRSEMRERKRLREGVGSALFERADSPVPVAAGRSPNDLAALSASSARTVQDARRNREEILRLIETLPKKERSLLGDVPQSAIALYQKIEALSLQVAELERNVPAESSAQLDAEIARLEGEANPLDTRASEERVRRLAYLKRQRRAVADLGGRLAAAREKLESCQVALQNMRLEVVRLRNGPQNYQTITSVAEKAIALGREVDAVVYARDEVAKLKIGGRG; encoded by the coding sequence GTGCCCGACCCCATCGTTTCGTCCTCCGACTCCGAGCTTCGCGCGCATGTCGAACGCGTCCTGAGCGCGAACTACGAGTTGGACCGGGAGATCGGGCGCGGGGGGATGGGAATCGTCTACCTGGCGCGCGACCGGCGACTCAAACGGCAGGTGGCCGTCAAGCTCCTCCCCCCGGAACTCGCCTTCAGGTCCGAGATCCGGACGCGCTTCCTGCGCGAGGCCGAGACCGCGGCACAGCTCAGCCACCCCCACATCGTCCCGATCTACTCGGTCGACGAGCGCGAGGGGCTGGTCTACTTCGTGATGGCCTATGTGGACGGCGAGAACCTGGCCGCCCGTCTCCATCACCATGGTGCACTCGACTTTGACGAGGCGCGGCGCGTCCTGCTCGAGGTCGCTCGCGCGCTCGACTTTGCGCACGAGCGCGGCGTCGTGCACCGCGACATCAAGCCCGACAACATCCTCATGAGCGCCGAGGATGGGCGGGTGATGGTGACCGATTTCGGGATTGCCCGCGCCGTGAGCGACGGCGACGCGCGACTCACCGCGACCGGCATGGCGATCGGGACACCGGCCTACATGTCGCCCGAGCAGTCGATGGGCGAGCGCGAAGTGGACGGGCGCAGCGATCTCTATTCGCTTGGCGTCGTGGCGTATCAGATGATCACCGGCGAACTCCCGTTCAACGCCTCGAGCACGCCGGCGCTCCTCGTCAAGCACATCTCCGAGGTCCCCACTCCGATCCAGCAGCGGCGCCCCGATGTCCCGGCCGACCTGGGGCGCGCGGTGATGATGATGCTGGAGAAGGAGCCCGACAACCGCTTCCCCAGCGCGGCGTCGCTCGTCGCGGCGCTGGAGAGCGGCGACGTCCCGGTCCCGCGCAACGGCGGGCCGCTCTCGTTAGGCTCGCTCCCCCAGCGCTCGGCCACCGAGGCGGCGTCGCTGCGCCCGGGGCAGATGGCGCAACACATCGAGGTTGGCGCGCCGACCGAAGAAGAGCTGGTGCGCTGGCGAGCCCCGAACGTGAAGGCGTTCCGCCGCAAGCTCGCGCCGTGGATGTTCGCCGGCGGGGCGAGCATCGTCGTATCCGCCTTCGGCGGCCCCGACTTCGCCGGGCTGTGGGGGATGTACTCGATCTACATGGCGTGGAAGTACGCGCAGCTGTGGTCCGATGGCTACGACTGGCGCGACATCCTCAAGGAGCCCAGGGATCGTCTCTTCTTCGACGTGGTGGCCGAGTGGGGCGACAACGTGAAGGCGCTGTGGGATCCGGCCAAGCGTTCGGAGATGCGCGAGCGCAAGCGCCTGCGCGAGGGCGTGGGCTCCGCGCTGTTCGAACGCGCCGACTCGCCGGTGCCGGTTGCGGCGGGGCGGTCGCCTAACGACCTGGCCGCGCTGTCGGCGTCGAGCGCGCGCACCGTGCAGGACGCACGGCGCAACCGGGAGGAGATCCTCCGCCTCATCGAGACGCTCCCCAAGAAGGAGCGCTCGCTCCTGGGCGACGTGCCGCAGTCGGCCATCGCGCTGTACCAGAAGATCGAGGCGCTGTCGTTGCAGGTGGCGGAGCTCGAACGCAACGTCCCCGCGGAGTCGTCGGCGCAGCTCGACGCCGAGATTGCGCGCCTCGAGGGAGAGGCGAACCCGCTGGATACGCGCGCCAGTGAGGAGCGCGTGCGCCGGCTGGCGTACCTCAAGCGCCAGCGGCGCGCCGTCGCCGACCTGGGGGGGCGCCTCGCCGCCGCGCGGGAGAAACTGGAGAGCTGCCAGGTCGCGCTCCAGAACATGCGCCTCGAGGTGGTGCGCCTGCGGAACGGGCCGCAGAACTACCAGACCATCACCTCCGTCGCCGAGAAGGCGATTGCGCTCGGGCGCGAGGTGGACGCCGTCGTGTACGCGCGCGACGAGGTTGCCAAACTCAAGATAGGAGGACGGGGGTAA
- a CDS encoding protein kinase has translation MTDPLRERVGAALGGTYEIEGELGRGGMGVVYRAMDRKLRRAVAIKVLPPELAFRDDVRQRFLREAQTAAQLNHPNIVPIYAVEERDGLVCFVMALVEGEPLALRLATNPRPPVAEVCRILRGVADALAYAHGRGIVHRDVKPDNILIDRATGRPMVTDFGIARAAEGDARLTVTGIAVGTPAYMSPEQAMGEREIDGRSDLYSLAIVAYQMLVGELPFQAGNTPAMLMKHISDTPRPLREYRRDLSPLLVAAIERAMAKRPSDRWDDAGAFRDAIAAVEGGVGALPPASLPPAATRAPAESPRDARLSSAWKHAAPRPSARPTAGGEGEAAPRAPDGAGLAASVRAIVRGVEHQVADQARYAQRMADEAARDAIEAANAGWGGAPRRAPNPGMQPMPAVPSWMPESWREVREQSRMTRRDARSQRAALRGRESLDAFQQLGVVDRIRAFRRRAASSVVTVGFLGVINAMFTPDFPWVIFPALAMTIPLAQRFASLWADGVRLRDIFGAEASRALKAHGEGAAMAVLPTPTQAAQPMVPPDVLAGTYGEHVRRAASDRRAVHEVLAKLTKADKDLIPDVAPTVDSLTERVASLAQALHRLEDDVQPAALEALDQRIAAAREQPESRERDQKVALLERQRATLADLASRHETLRTQLESASLVLQNMRLDMIALRSAGVQSAIDDVSSATQEARAVSRDIAHVLDAARQVR, from the coding sequence ATGACCGATCCCCTCCGCGAACGCGTTGGCGCCGCACTCGGCGGCACGTACGAGATCGAGGGTGAACTCGGTCGCGGCGGGATGGGCGTCGTGTACCGTGCGATGGACCGCAAGCTGCGGCGCGCGGTCGCCATCAAGGTCCTCCCCCCCGAACTCGCCTTCCGTGACGACGTGCGCCAGCGCTTCCTGCGCGAGGCGCAGACCGCGGCGCAGCTCAACCATCCCAACATCGTCCCCATCTACGCCGTCGAGGAGCGCGACGGGCTCGTCTGCTTCGTGATGGCGCTGGTGGAAGGCGAGCCGCTGGCGTTGCGGCTGGCGACAAACCCCCGCCCGCCGGTGGCCGAGGTGTGCCGCATCCTGCGCGGCGTCGCCGATGCGCTGGCGTATGCGCACGGGCGCGGCATCGTCCATCGCGACGTCAAGCCCGACAACATCCTCATCGATCGCGCCACGGGGCGCCCGATGGTCACCGACTTCGGGATCGCGCGCGCCGCCGAGGGCGATGCGCGACTCACCGTCACCGGGATCGCCGTCGGAACGCCGGCCTACATGTCGCCCGAGCAGGCGATGGGTGAGCGCGAGATCGACGGGCGCTCGGATCTCTACTCGCTGGCGATCGTTGCCTACCAGATGCTGGTGGGCGAGCTCCCGTTCCAGGCGGGGAACACGCCGGCGATGCTGATGAAGCACATCAGCGACACGCCGCGACCGCTGCGCGAGTACCGTCGCGACCTGTCGCCGCTGCTCGTGGCGGCGATCGAGCGCGCGATGGCCAAGCGGCCGTCGGATCGCTGGGACGATGCCGGGGCGTTTCGCGACGCCATTGCCGCGGTGGAGGGCGGGGTGGGCGCGCTCCCGCCGGCGTCGCTGCCGCCAGCCGCAACGCGCGCGCCCGCCGAGTCGCCGCGCGACGCGCGACTGTCGTCGGCGTGGAAGCACGCGGCGCCGCGGCCATCGGCTCGTCCGACGGCCGGTGGCGAGGGGGAGGCGGCGCCGCGGGCCCCCGACGGGGCGGGGCTCGCGGCGAGCGTGCGCGCCATCGTGCGCGGTGTGGAGCACCAGGTCGCGGACCAGGCGCGCTACGCCCAGCGCATGGCCGACGAGGCGGCGCGCGATGCCATCGAGGCCGCCAACGCCGGGTGGGGGGGGGCGCCGCGCCGTGCGCCCAACCCGGGAATGCAGCCAATGCCCGCCGTCCCGTCGTGGATGCCCGAGTCGTGGCGCGAGGTGCGCGAGCAGTCGCGCATGACCCGGCGCGACGCCCGCTCGCAGCGCGCCGCGCTCCGCGGCCGGGAGAGCCTGGACGCCTTTCAGCAGCTCGGCGTCGTCGATCGCATTCGCGCCTTCCGCCGCAGGGCCGCCAGTTCGGTCGTCACCGTCGGCTTCCTTGGCGTCATCAACGCGATGTTCACCCCCGACTTTCCCTGGGTGATCTTTCCCGCTCTGGCGATGACCATCCCCCTCGCGCAGCGCTTCGCGTCGCTCTGGGCCGACGGCGTTCGGCTGCGCGACATCTTCGGCGCCGAGGCATCGCGCGCGCTCAAGGCGCATGGGGAGGGCGCCGCGATGGCGGTGCTCCCCACGCCAACACAGGCCGCGCAGCCGATGGTGCCGCCCGACGTGCTGGCCGGGACCTACGGCGAGCACGTGCGCCGCGCGGCCTCCGATCGGCGCGCCGTGCACGAAGTGCTCGCCAAGCTCACCAAGGCCGACAAGGACCTGATTCCCGACGTCGCCCCCACGGTCGACTCGCTCACCGAGCGCGTGGCATCGTTGGCCCAGGCGCTGCACCGCCTGGAGGATGACGTGCAGCCGGCGGCGCTCGAGGCTCTCGACCAGCGGATCGCAGCAGCGCGTGAGCAGCCCGAATCGCGCGAGCGCGACCAGAAGGTGGCCCTCCTCGAGCGGCAACGCGCCACGCTGGCCGACCTCGCGTCGCGCCACGAGACGCTGCGCACCCAGCTGGAGAGCGCGTCGCTCGTGCTGCAGAACATGCGCCTCGACATGATCGCCCTGCGCTCGGCCGGCGTGCAGTCGGCAATCGACGATGTCTCCTCGGCGACGCAGGAGGCGCGCGCCGTGTCGCGCGATATCGCGCACGTGCTCGACGCCGCCCGCCAGGTTCGTTAG
- a CDS encoding amidohydrolase, whose amino-acid sequence MIRRLVVLVVAVCAVAAATALVARPRDAQPPRADLVFINGHVVTVDSQRPEAQAVAVRGDRIVAVGTTDAIRRLAGPGTRTIDLGGRLLIPGFIEGHGHYLGLGESKLVLDLTTARNWDDIVAMVGAAAREARAGEWIVGRGWHQEKWDRVPQPNVEGVPLHASLDRVSADHPVLLTHASGHAAFANARALQLAGVTRDTPNPDGGEFVKDAAGEPTGFLKETAQRIVGAARTRDDRLSPADRAARFRRVVQLAGEEALRQGVTTFHDAGADFATIDAYRQLADEGKLPVRLYVMVRRESNARMDSLLPRYRLLGYGNHYLTVRSIKRQIDGALGPRGAWLLEPYADLPTSSGLALESPADIEETARVAIKHGFQVNTHAIGDRANREVLDIYERTFRANPDKRDLRWRDEHSQHIDPADIARFRTLGVIASMQGIHTISDGPWVPRRLGEERARRTSYLWRALWDAGVIVTNGTDVPVEKIDPIPSFWGSVSRIVADGSVFLPEQRVTRAQGLQAYTLNNAYAAFEERDKGSITVGKLADLAVLTKDIMTIPEREIPTARVAMTVLGGKVVYEAK is encoded by the coding sequence ATGATCCGTCGACTCGTGGTCCTCGTCGTTGCCGTCTGCGCGGTAGCCGCGGCGACCGCCCTCGTCGCGCGTCCCCGCGATGCGCAGCCGCCGCGCGCCGATCTCGTCTTCATCAACGGGCACGTCGTCACCGTCGACTCGCAGCGCCCCGAGGCGCAGGCGGTTGCGGTGCGCGGTGACCGCATCGTCGCGGTGGGAACCACGGATGCCATCCGCCGTTTGGCGGGGCCCGGGACGCGCACCATCGATCTCGGCGGGCGCCTCCTCATTCCCGGGTTCATCGAGGGGCACGGGCACTACCTGGGGCTTGGCGAGTCGAAGCTCGTCCTCGACCTCACCACGGCGCGCAACTGGGACGACATCGTGGCGATGGTGGGCGCCGCGGCGAGGGAGGCGCGCGCCGGGGAGTGGATCGTCGGCCGCGGGTGGCACCAGGAGAAGTGGGATCGCGTGCCGCAGCCCAACGTGGAAGGGGTGCCGCTGCATGCGTCGCTCGATCGCGTGAGCGCCGATCATCCGGTCCTGCTCACGCACGCCAGCGGGCACGCCGCGTTCGCCAACGCCCGGGCGTTGCAGCTGGCAGGCGTCACGCGCGACACCCCGAACCCGGACGGCGGCGAGTTCGTGAAGGACGCCGCGGGCGAGCCGACGGGGTTCCTGAAGGAGACGGCGCAGCGCATCGTTGGTGCCGCCCGCACGCGCGACGACCGCTTGTCGCCGGCCGACCGGGCGGCGCGCTTCCGTCGCGTGGTGCAGCTGGCGGGCGAGGAGGCGCTGCGGCAGGGCGTCACTACCTTCCATGACGCCGGCGCCGACTTTGCCACCATCGACGCCTACCGCCAACTCGCCGACGAGGGGAAGCTCCCCGTACGCCTGTACGTCATGGTGCGCCGCGAGAGCAACGCGCGGATGGACTCGCTCCTTCCCCGCTATCGCCTGCTGGGCTATGGCAACCACTACCTCACCGTGCGGTCCATCAAGCGCCAGATCGACGGCGCCCTCGGACCGCGCGGTGCCTGGCTGCTCGAGCCGTACGCCGACCTCCCGACCTCGAGCGGGCTTGCCCTCGAGAGCCCGGCCGACATCGAGGAAACCGCGCGCGTGGCCATCAAGCACGGCTTCCAGGTGAACACGCACGCCATCGGCGACCGCGCCAACCGTGAGGTGCTCGACATCTACGAGCGCACGTTCAGGGCAAATCCCGACAAGCGCGACCTGCGCTGGCGCGACGAACACTCGCAGCACATCGACCCCGCCGATATCGCCCGCTTCCGGACGTTAGGGGTGATTGCCTCAATGCAGGGAATCCACACGATCTCGGACGGCCCGTGGGTCCCCCGGCGGCTTGGCGAGGAGCGTGCGCGCCGCACCTCCTACCTGTGGCGCGCCCTCTGGGACGCGGGGGTCATCGTCACCAACGGGACCGACGTCCCCGTCGAGAAGATCGATCCCATCCCCAGCTTCTGGGGGAGCGTCTCGCGCATCGTCGCCGACGGCTCAGTCTTCCTCCCCGAGCAACGCGTCACGCGCGCGCAGGGGCTGCAGGCCTACACGCTGAACAACGCCTACGCAGCCTTCGAGGAGCGGGACAAGGGGTCGATCACGGTGGGCAAGCTCGCCGACCTCGCCGTCCTCACCAAGGACATCATGACGATCCCCGAGCGCGAGATTCCCACGGCCCGCGTGGCGATGACGGTGCTGGGCGGAAAGGTGGTGTACGAGGCGAAGTGA